TTATAACTATCATCCCTCCGGCACTTATTTCACAGGGTCGTATCCGCCCTTAGACCACGGGTGACAACGAAGCACACGATGTGCCGCCTTCACGCATCCACGCAAAGCCCCGTGCCGCTCGATTGCCTCTGCAGCATACTGGCTA
This genomic stretch from Bacillota bacterium harbors:
- the yidD gene encoding membrane protein insertion efficiency factor YidD yields the protein MKKFSLSLIRIYQRYISPYKAPSCRFRPTCSQYAAEAIERHGALRGCVKAAHRVLRCHPWSKGGYDPVK